The following proteins come from a genomic window of Haloplanus salinus:
- a CDS encoding amidase, giving the protein MNRIPETTVGAIHEAMRAGDLTSRELVERYTERIDRYDRNGPELNGVVTVNPTATDRAAELDERLARKGPVGPLHGIPVLVKDQALTAGLRTTFGSVAFEGYVPGKDATVVSKLRDAGAIILGKTNLPDWAAGDAGVSSVLGRTKNPYALDRDPGGSSAGTGAAVAANLCTVGIGEDTGGSIRVPASCCNLFGIRVTTGLISRAGFSPLVPRQDTPGPMARTVEDLARVLDVLVGYDSRDRTTGVTRIAGGSPYLNAVEGAALDGVRLGVLRQAFRGGDERSAPVTVVVEDALATLSAAGAELVDPVSIPELDAKLDETWLYGVRSRAALDDFLDGLEGSPVDGYGDLYERGLYNGDQELLDVIAEGPAEPTARLDYWRAVAAQTDLRRDILAVHAEHDLDALVFPDVKIVPRPAERIGAGARASAETYMTNTYVASQSSCPAVSMPGGFTDGGLPVGVELVAPPYRERRLLAIAAACESVLGTRTPPSTAPAL; this is encoded by the coding sequence ATGAACCGGATACCCGAAACGACGGTGGGAGCAATTCACGAAGCGATGCGGGCCGGCGACCTGACGAGTCGGGAACTGGTCGAGCGGTACACCGAGCGGATCGACCGCTACGACCGGAACGGCCCCGAGCTGAACGGCGTCGTCACCGTGAACCCGACGGCGACGGATCGGGCGGCGGAACTGGACGAGCGGTTGGCACGGAAGGGTCCCGTCGGCCCGCTCCACGGGATTCCCGTCCTAGTCAAGGACCAGGCGCTGACAGCCGGCCTCAGGACGACCTTCGGCTCGGTGGCGTTCGAGGGCTACGTGCCCGGGAAGGACGCGACGGTCGTCTCGAAGCTCCGGGACGCGGGGGCGATCATCCTCGGGAAGACCAACCTCCCGGACTGGGCAGCGGGCGACGCCGGCGTCTCGTCGGTGCTGGGACGGACAAAGAACCCGTACGCGCTCGACCGCGATCCGGGCGGGTCGAGCGCGGGGACGGGCGCCGCGGTGGCGGCGAACCTCTGTACGGTCGGGATCGGCGAGGACACGGGCGGGTCGATCCGCGTCCCGGCGTCGTGCTGTAACCTCTTCGGAATCCGGGTGACGACGGGCCTCATAAGCCGAGCGGGGTTCTCGCCGCTCGTGCCCCGCCAGGACACGCCGGGACCGATGGCCCGGACGGTCGAGGACCTGGCGCGGGTCCTCGACGTCCTCGTCGGCTACGACTCCCGGGATCGGACGACGGGCGTGACTCGGATCGCCGGCGGGAGTCCGTATCTCAACGCGGTCGAGGGCGCGGCTCTCGACGGCGTCCGCCTCGGCGTGTTGCGACAGGCCTTCCGGGGCGGCGACGAGCGGAGCGCGCCGGTCACCGTGGTCGTCGAGGACGCGCTGGCGACGCTGTCGGCGGCGGGGGCCGAACTCGTCGATCCGGTGTCGATCCCGGAGCTAGACGCCAAACTCGACGAAACGTGGCTCTACGGCGTCCGCTCGCGGGCCGCGCTCGATGACTTCCTCGACGGACTGGAGGGGTCGCCGGTCGACGGCTACGGCGACCTGTACGAGCGGGGACTGTACAACGGGGATCAAGAGTTGCTGGACGTGATCGCCGAGGGACCGGCGGAGCCGACGGCGCGGCTCGACTACTGGCGGGCGGTCGCGGCACAGACCGACCTCCGGCGGGACATTCTGGCGGTCCACGCGGAACACGATCTTGACGCGCTGGTGTTTCCGGACGTGAAGATCGTCCCCCGGCCCGCCGAACGGATCGGGGCGGGAGCGCGGGCGTCGGCGGAGACGTACATGACGAACACCTACGTCGCCTCGCAGTCGTCCTGTCCGGCCGTGTCGATGCCGGGCGGGTTCACCGATGGCGGGCTACCGGTCGGCGTCGAACTCGTGGCGCCGCCGTACCGGGAGCGACGGTTGCTCGCCATCGCGGCGGCGTGCGAGTCGGTCTTGGGGACGCGAACGCCGCCGTCGACGGCACCGGCGCTGTGA